In Ignavibacteriales bacterium, the following proteins share a genomic window:
- the plsY gene encoding glycerol-3-phosphate 1-O-acyltransferase PlsY, with product MINMVIVVLLSYIVGSIPTSVMLSKWRHGFDIRSKGSGNAGGTNVFRVLGWKSGMFVIIVDALKGVIATTVVARLFWDPTLPFYNHTPFDDFTIIQMICGGAAVIGHVWTMFAGFKGGKGIATGSGMLIGIAPTEFAISIAVFLIFLYAFKYVSLGSIMAAASFPLSLIIRYNILSDEIHSYKTLVFFSTGIALFLIYSHRANIKRLIEGTERKITGLKRKTDSVES from the coding sequence ATGATAAATATGGTTATTGTTGTGCTTTTGAGTTATATCGTGGGATCGATTCCGACAAGCGTCATGCTTTCCAAGTGGCGGCATGGTTTTGATATTCGCAGCAAAGGAAGCGGCAATGCAGGCGGCACAAATGTATTCCGAGTCCTTGGCTGGAAATCGGGTATGTTCGTTATCATTGTGGATGCATTGAAAGGCGTCATTGCAACCACGGTTGTTGCTCGTTTATTCTGGGATCCAACATTGCCATTTTACAATCACACACCATTTGATGATTTCACCATTATCCAAATGATTTGCGGCGGCGCTGCGGTTATAGGGCATGTTTGGACAATGTTTGCCGGATTCAAAGGTGGAAAAGGTATTGCGACGGGTTCAGGCATGCTCATTGGCATCGCACCGACAGAATTTGCAATTTCAATTGCAGTGTTCTTAATCTTTTTATATGCATTCAAATATGTCTCGCTCGGTTCCATTATGGCGGCGGCATCGTTTCCGCTATCGCTCATCATTCGATACAATATTCTCTCGGATGAAATTCACAGCTATAAAACATTGGTGTTCTTCAGTACCGGTATCGCACTCTTCCTTATCTATTCGCACCGCGCCAATATCAAGCGGCTGATCGAAGGAACTGAACGGAAAATTACAGGTTTAAAAAGGAAAACTGACTCAGTCGAATCCTAA
- the ispD gene encoding 2-C-methyl-D-erythritol 4-phosphate cytidylyltransferase, whose product MSRSRPKVFAIVPAAGSGTRIGGDIKKQFLPLKGKPIIVHTLQQFEHCSDVDEVALALPESAMSEMVAIVERYRLHKVSKMVLGGVKRQDSVRNVLNRLTLKESDIVLVHDGVRPFIETKRIAHLLKVCKEYDAAVLAVQPKDTIRRSTGGGFFDQTLDRTALWLIQTPQAFRAKLLVQAFEKAKKDKFYSTDEAALVERLGVKIRIVEGTYDNIKITTPEDLELGLMIFERWHMKGWL is encoded by the coding sequence ATGTCGAGATCAAGGCCCAAAGTATTTGCAATTGTTCCAGCGGCAGGCTCAGGCACGCGAATTGGTGGAGATATTAAAAAACAGTTTCTCCCGTTGAAGGGGAAACCGATCATCGTGCATACGCTTCAGCAATTCGAACATTGTTCGGATGTTGATGAAGTCGCACTGGCTCTTCCGGAATCGGCAATGTCTGAAATGGTAGCCATCGTCGAACGGTACCGGCTGCACAAAGTCAGCAAAATGGTACTGGGCGGCGTGAAGCGGCAGGATTCGGTTCGCAATGTACTCAACAGGTTGACACTAAAAGAATCGGACATTGTTCTTGTGCACGATGGTGTGAGACCGTTTATTGAAACAAAACGCATTGCGCATCTTTTAAAAGTTTGCAAAGAATATGATGCGGCGGTGCTGGCGGTTCAGCCGAAAGATACGATTCGGCGTTCAACAGGAGGCGGTTTTTTCGACCAGACATTGGATCGTACAGCGCTATGGCTGATTCAAACACCGCAGGCATTTCGCGCGAAATTATTGGTGCAGGCATTCGAAAAAGCGAAAAAGGACAAGTTTTATTCAACCGATGAAGCTGCGCTTGTTGAGCGATTAGGAGTAAAAATTCGGATTGTAGAGGGAACTTATGATAATATTAAGATCACAACTCCGGAAGATTTAGAGTTAGGTTTGATGATCTTTGAGCGTTGGCATATGAAAGGATGGCTGTAA
- the queA gene encoding tRNA preQ1(34) S-adenosylmethionine ribosyltransferase-isomerase QueA: protein MKLSDFKYPLPRNLIAKQPANPRDHSRLMVMNRVDETIDERKFYEIADYFQKGDCLAINETRVFQARLYGKKEKTNAKIEVFLLRELNAEENIWDVIVDPARKVRIGNKIYFDDGKLWCEVIDNTTSRGRTVRFNHKGDFFKIIDRIGLTPLPHYIKRDATNKDKDSYQTVYARVVGAVAAPTAGLHFTKALLKKLEAKGVKFAPVVLHIGLGTFRTVEVEDLTKHKMDSEYFEISSETANIINKTIDSKHNVFVVGTSTCRAVESSVTVDGHVKPARGWTDKFIFPPYSFKVTDKLITNFHLPESTLLMLAGAFAGHEFLMHGYKKAIKEGYRFYSYGDAMLIV, encoded by the coding sequence ATGAAGCTCTCCGATTTCAAATATCCGCTTCCTCGTAACTTGATAGCGAAGCAACCGGCAAATCCGCGTGACCACTCAAGGTTAATGGTGATGAACCGCGTTGATGAAACTATTGATGAACGAAAGTTCTATGAAATCGCAGATTATTTTCAAAAGGGTGATTGTCTCGCAATCAACGAGACGCGTGTATTTCAGGCGCGGCTCTATGGGAAGAAAGAAAAAACGAATGCAAAAATTGAAGTCTTTCTGCTGCGCGAACTGAACGCTGAAGAAAATATCTGGGACGTTATCGTCGATCCGGCTCGTAAAGTCCGTATCGGCAATAAAATTTATTTTGATGACGGCAAACTGTGGTGCGAAGTAATCGACAATACAACTTCGCGCGGGCGCACGGTTCGTTTCAATCATAAAGGTGATTTTTTCAAGATCATCGATCGTATTGGACTGACACCGCTGCCTCATTATATCAAGCGTGATGCAACGAATAAGGACAAAGACAGTTATCAGACTGTCTATGCCCGCGTGGTAGGTGCTGTTGCTGCACCGACTGCGGGACTGCATTTTACGAAAGCACTGCTGAAAAAGCTAGAAGCGAAAGGTGTGAAGTTTGCGCCGGTTGTCTTGCATATTGGTCTTGGCACATTTCGTACTGTAGAAGTGGAAGATCTTACGAAACATAAAATGGATTCGGAATATTTCGAGATTTCCAGCGAAACCGCAAATATCATCAACAAGACAATCGATTCGAAACATAATGTTTTTGTTGTCGGCACGAGTACGTGCCGTGCAGTGGAATCCAGCGTCACCGTTGACGGTCACGTGAAGCCGGCGAGAGGATGGACAGATAAATTCATTTTCCCGCCGTACAGTTTCAAGGTGACGGATAAGCTGATTACGAATTTCCATTTGCCTGAATCAACATTGCTGATGCTGGCAGGTGCATTTGCCGGACACGAATTCTTGATGCACGGATACAAGAAAGCCATCAAGGAAGGATACCGATTTTACAGTTATGGCGATGCAATGTTGATTGTCTAA
- the ppdK gene encoding pyruvate, phosphate dikinase translates to MAKVTKYVYFFGNGKAEGKAEMKNLLGGKGANLAEMVNIGLPVPPGFSITTEVCTAYYQNKKQYPKSLQKEVLAALAKVEKAMNAKLGDAKNPLLVSVRSGARASMPGMMDTILNLGLNDKTVAGLIAKTKNERFVYDSYRRFVQMYGDVVLGLKPVNKDDIDPFEEIIEAKKHQKNVKLDTELTAEDLKELVVKFKAAIKEKTGHDFPEDPLEQMWGAIGAVFSSWMNDRAIAYRKMYDIPESWGTAVSVQTMVFGNMGEDSGTGVAFTRDAATGENYFYGEYLMNAQGEDVVAGTRTPLPILKLKEQDAKLYGQLDKIRKTLEKHYHDMMDVEFTIQQGKLFMLQCRVGKRTAFAAIKIAVDMVVEKLISEKEALMRIEPDQLNQLLRPIFDLKEKEAAVKSGRLLAKGLNAGPGAATGRIVFNAVDAEAWKNRGEKVILTRIETSPEDIKGMDASEGILTARGGMTSHAALVARQMGKVCVAGCDELNIDYAKHTMTVKGKVLKEGDWISLDGSTGQVIEGKIQTKPSEVLQVLVEKTLDPKDAPVYQTFAKVMLWADKYRTLNIRTNADQPDQAANAIAFGAEGIGLCRTEHMFFGEGKIGPMREMILADTVDQRKLALAKLLPLQRKDFAGIFEAMNGRPVTIRTIDPPLHEFVPHEEKEQRALAQSMGISYEKVKERVEGLHEFNPMLGFRGCRLGIIFPEITEMQARAIFEAAAETQKKGIPVAPEVMIPLVGNVKELRHQEKLVRATAEAVMKEQGVKFKYMVGTMIEIPRGAVTADEIAEVAEFFSFGTNDLTQTTLGVSRDDAARFLVPYVEKEMYAKDPFEVLDRGGVGKLMKIAVEKGRATRPGIKLGICGEHGGEPSSIEFCHLIGLNYVSCSPFRVPIARLAAARSALLNPIAPAKTAGKKAKTSRKK, encoded by the coding sequence ATGGCAAAAGTAACAAAATATGTGTATTTCTTCGGCAACGGAAAAGCCGAGGGTAAAGCCGAGATGAAAAATCTTCTCGGCGGCAAAGGTGCAAACCTTGCCGAAATGGTGAATATCGGGCTGCCGGTTCCGCCGGGTTTCTCTATCACAACGGAAGTATGCACAGCCTATTACCAGAATAAAAAACAGTATCCGAAGTCGTTGCAGAAGGAAGTTCTTGCCGCGCTTGCAAAAGTAGAAAAAGCGATGAATGCGAAACTTGGCGATGCAAAAAATCCACTGCTCGTTTCCGTACGGTCAGGAGCGCGTGCGTCGATGCCCGGCATGATGGACACGATCCTCAATCTTGGTCTCAATGATAAAACGGTTGCAGGCCTTATTGCGAAGACGAAGAACGAACGTTTCGTGTATGATTCATACCGGCGGTTTGTGCAAATGTACGGCGACGTCGTGCTCGGATTGAAACCCGTAAATAAGGACGACATCGATCCGTTTGAAGAAATCATCGAAGCGAAGAAGCATCAGAAAAATGTAAAGCTCGATACCGAACTCACAGCCGAAGATCTCAAGGAACTCGTTGTGAAGTTTAAAGCGGCGATCAAAGAAAAGACCGGACACGACTTCCCCGAAGATCCGCTTGAACAGATGTGGGGTGCTATAGGTGCAGTGTTTAGTTCCTGGATGAACGATCGTGCAATTGCGTATCGTAAAATGTACGATATCCCAGAGTCATGGGGAACCGCAGTAAGCGTGCAAACGATGGTATTTGGTAATATGGGTGAGGATTCCGGAACGGGCGTTGCGTTTACTCGTGATGCAGCAACCGGCGAAAATTATTTTTACGGCGAATATCTCATGAACGCGCAAGGAGAGGATGTTGTTGCCGGTACGCGCACACCGCTGCCAATACTCAAACTGAAAGAACAGGATGCGAAACTGTATGGACAGTTAGACAAAATTCGCAAGACGCTGGAGAAGCATTATCATGATATGATGGATGTCGAGTTCACCATCCAGCAAGGCAAGTTGTTCATGCTTCAATGCCGTGTTGGAAAGCGGACTGCATTTGCCGCTATCAAGATTGCGGTAGATATGGTTGTTGAGAAACTTATTTCAGAAAAAGAAGCACTGATGCGCATCGAGCCGGATCAATTGAATCAATTGCTCCGACCGATTTTTGATCTCAAGGAAAAAGAAGCAGCGGTCAAATCTGGACGTTTGCTCGCGAAAGGTTTGAATGCGGGGCCAGGAGCGGCCACCGGACGCATCGTGTTCAACGCTGTTGATGCAGAAGCGTGGAAGAATCGCGGCGAGAAAGTTATTCTTACCCGTATCGAAACATCACCGGAAGACATCAAAGGGATGGATGCGTCGGAAGGCATTCTCACGGCGCGCGGCGGTATGACTTCACACGCGGCGCTCGTTGCCCGCCAAATGGGCAAGGTCTGCGTCGCAGGATGCGATGAGCTGAATATCGATTATGCCAAGCATACGATGACGGTGAAGGGCAAAGTGTTGAAAGAAGGCGATTGGATTTCGCTGGATGGCTCAACCGGCCAGGTAATAGAAGGCAAAATTCAGACGAAGCCGTCCGAAGTACTGCAAGTGCTTGTTGAAAAGACTCTCGATCCGAAAGATGCACCGGTCTATCAGACATTCGCAAAAGTTATGCTATGGGCTGATAAATATCGGACGTTGAATATTCGCACAAATGCCGATCAACCGGATCAAGCTGCGAATGCAATCGCGTTTGGCGCCGAAGGTATTGGCCTCTGCCGCACAGAACATATGTTCTTCGGCGAAGGAAAGATTGGACCGATGCGCGAAATGATTCTCGCTGATACTGTCGACCAGCGAAAACTGGCGCTTGCAAAACTTCTTCCCTTGCAGCGGAAAGACTTTGCCGGCATCTTTGAGGCGATGAATGGAAGACCGGTCACGATCCGAACCATTGATCCGCCATTGCATGAATTTGTACCGCACGAAGAAAAGGAACAACGTGCGCTGGCACAATCGATGGGCATCAGTTATGAGAAGGTGAAAGAGCGTGTAGAAGGATTGCACGAGTTCAATCCGATGCTTGGTTTCCGCGGATGCAGACTTGGCATTATCTTCCCGGAGATTACCGAGATGCAGGCGCGCGCTATTTTTGAAGCAGCTGCCGAAACGCAAAAGAAAGGCATACCTGTCGCACCGGAAGTCATGATTCCTCTTGTGGGCAATGTGAAAGAATTACGGCATCAGGAAAAACTCGTTCGCGCAACTGCGGAAGCAGTGATGAAGGAGCAAGGCGTGAAGTTCAAGTATATGGTCGGTACCATGATCGAAATTCCGCGAGGCGCTGTAACGGCGGATGAGATCGCAGAGGTTGCCGAGTTCTTCAGCTTCGGAACCAATGACCTGACACAGACGACACTCGGTGTCAGCCGCGATGATGCGGCACGGTTCCTTGTTCCTTACGTTGAAAAAGAAATGTACGCGAAGGATCCGTTCGAAGTTCTCGATCGCGGCGGAGTCGGCAAGTTGATGAAGATTGCCGTTGAGAAAGGCCGCGCAACGCGACCCGGTATTAAACTCGGCATCTGCGGTGAACACGGTGGTGAACCATCGAGTATTGAATTCTGTCATCTTATCGGTTTGAACTATGTCAGTTGCTCGCCATTCCGCGTACCAATCGCGCGTTTGGCTGCCGCACGTTCAGCGCTGTTGAATCCGATAGCGCCTGCGAAAACAGCGGGCAAAAAAGCAAAGACGTCGCGCAAGAAATAA
- the lpxK gene encoding tetraacyldisaccharide 4'-kinase, which translates to MKRARLFLLPFSLFYWLGVTVRNWFFDIGILKTKKVSVPVISVGNISAGGVGKTPFVELLIEKLAINGQLSVVSRGYGRKSIGTVVVSDGRGKLASVENSGDEPIQLALKYPELIVVVDEQRVRGAQKAVALGAKMILLDDGFQHRYVHRDLNIVILTAEEILKGDVLLPSGNRREPLTSLKRADVIAVTRCADTKEYEHVCTVGRDCSLFPTNTPTIGLTTTLKALKRISSNDIVQAQEFKNKNVIAFSGIGNPKSFEDLLLKADINIVKHLSFSDHHWYKDNDLKVIIDARKQTQAEFIITTEKDATRLRERFTQFLEMESVIVAEIQMGILSGEQTLDELFNRLN; encoded by the coding sequence ATGAAGCGCGCAAGACTTTTTCTCTTGCCGTTCTCTCTGTTTTATTGGCTGGGAGTTACTGTTCGCAATTGGTTCTTTGACATAGGCATTTTAAAAACGAAAAAGGTAAGCGTACCGGTGATTTCTGTCGGTAATATTTCTGCGGGCGGGGTTGGCAAAACACCGTTTGTGGAACTGCTGATAGAAAAATTAGCAATCAATGGCCAGTTATCAGTTGTCAGTAGAGGATATGGACGAAAATCTATTGGAACGGTTGTTGTCAGCGATGGACGCGGAAAATTAGCGTCGGTTGAAAATTCTGGAGATGAACCGATCCAGCTTGCGCTCAAATATCCCGAGTTGATAGTTGTTGTAGATGAACAGCGTGTTCGAGGAGCCCAGAAAGCCGTCGCACTTGGTGCAAAAATGATTCTGCTCGATGATGGATTTCAACACCGGTATGTACATCGGGATCTTAATATCGTTATTCTCACAGCGGAAGAAATTCTCAAGGGAGATGTATTACTGCCTTCTGGAAATAGACGCGAGCCATTGACCTCGTTGAAGCGCGCAGATGTGATTGCAGTGACACGATGCGCGGATACTAAAGAGTATGAACACGTTTGCACAGTTGGACGGGATTGTAGCTTGTTTCCGACTAATACGCCGACGATTGGATTGACAACAACACTCAAAGCATTGAAGCGTATTTCATCCAATGATATCGTACAAGCTCAAGAATTTAAAAATAAAAATGTCATTGCGTTTTCTGGAATCGGTAATCCGAAATCGTTTGAAGATCTACTGTTGAAAGCGGACATAAACATTGTGAAACATCTTTCTTTCTCAGATCATCACTGGTACAAGGATAACGATCTTAAGGTGATTATTGATGCAAGAAAACAAACACAAGCCGAATTCATTATCACGACAGAAAAAGACGCTACGCGGCTGAGAGAACGATTTACACAATTTCTGGAAATGGAATCGGTGATCGTTGCTGAGATTCAGATGGGAATATTATCTGGAGAACAAACTTTAGACGAATTGTTCAATCGTCTCAATTAA